Within the Halichoerus grypus chromosome 2, mHalGry1.hap1.1, whole genome shotgun sequence genome, the region TTGGGCAGGTGGTGATTCTCCGTCAGCAGAGTTTTAGCCCTTCACTTTGTATGGTCTGGTTCTGCCCACATCTCACTCTCAGATGGTCCTGGACCCTACAAAAGTCAGCAGGGAATCTTATGTGGTGGCTTTTGCAACAAGAATCTAATTTTAGGTGCTATTATTTTTCAAGCACATCAAACTAATATTTTTAGTctgttttttagttgttttcttaACCTAGAAGAATATGTTATGGAGTTGCACATAGCCTGAGACAGGGTGTGTGGTATGGATAACTGAGCTCCATAAAAATGATAAGATCTCctgaaattatatatgtgtgtacatatacatatatgtgtgtttttgggtttttttggttttttcatttattagatatatttattatttttctcacctaagtgcaaagatttttaaatttccttaagcaaataactaaaaaaagcattcaagaaaataaaacacaaatgggAAATTAACCATTAGATGTTTTTACTTCATACCAACCCTACATTTaatctagaaaacaaacaaaaacactttgaATGAAGTGTTACTAAAACGCTAACCAAATCATTGACCATAAACCTCATACATGCATTTCAAGGTTCCACTGCTAGGAATTCTGTTAAGACCAGTTTAATCACTAAGAACACTACATAATTGAGGACAGGAACACAGGTCATTAGATGCGGTCCCTGCCCCTTACCCTCAGATTTATGTCAGAATAAAGCTGACAATTCTGCCAGGCTCTGAACCCCCAGTGACCCCCATCCCAATCCCTGAAAGCAAAGAAGATGCCCTGTCACACAACTTTATATAAGTTATAATAAAACAAAGCCTaagttttcttatctttctatAGGAAATGGTCAATTATTTGATAAATACTAAAACACTTCTAGGAATTCATTTTATGAGTTCGTTTACCAAACACATTTTGCAAGAACCGACTACACAATAAGTTCCTTTGGAATTTGGTCCACAAATTCACTTAACAGGTTGGAAATTTAAAACCtgcaagaaaacaagaaagtggGGAATCCCTAATCGTAACATGTTGTAATTATTAAATGGATATACAGACATACTAAAAAGTTTTGCTCACAGAAGGCACAAATTATAAAAGGGATATACTTTTTGagtaaaaacaaagaactaaGCTGATATCCTTCTTTGTTTTGTGAGCACCATAGCTAAGATGAAGTTAGACCTGAATTCACTGTCTACTCCTATAACCAAAAAAATCtaagataaaaaatttaatttgtcttacTACATACTTTCCAGCCATTAACTGAGATGTAATTATGAAAGATTAAAATTGCCTTAAAAAAGGGGTTGTAATAGCAGCTATCAAAGCAATATTCAGGCATGATTTTGAGGATGCTTTCAGGTTTAGAGTTAGCCTTCTTTGTCAAAAATCTTCACAACTTCATCAAAAACTTCGTCAACAGACTTAGAGGCATCTATTTTCTTGACTTTCCCCATTTCTTCATATAAGTCAATAATTGGCTTTGTTGACCGAAGATAGGTCTGAATTCTCTTCTCTAAGCTCTCTCTGTCGTCATCACTTCTACCACTACTCTTTCCCCTCTCAAGGCATCGTTCAATACAGATCTCATTATTACAGtcaaaaaacagaatgaaagacaCATCTGCCTTCCCATCCATGGTCTTGTTCCAACCTTGAAGGTTGTCTTGATTTCTTGGAAACCCATCAATCAAGAATTTATTCTTCTTAGCATTGGCAGCCATTGTCGGATCCATTTCCCTCTttaacaaactgatggttatctcAACTGGCACAATCTTTCCATCTTTAATGTACTTTTCAATGAGTTCACCATACTGTGAATCTGGGTTCTTCCTTTCATCACAAAGAAGTTCTCCTGCAGAAAGGTGTGTGTAACCATATTTCATTCTTAAAAGTCCATCTCTTCCTCTAGTTGCAACTAGAGGTctcatctgggtggcttagttgtcaagcatctgccttcggctcaggtcatgatcccaggatcctgggattgagccctgcatcgggctccccactcagcgggaagcct harbors:
- the LOC118518725 gene encoding UMP-CMP kinase-like, which codes for MLSLCDRRLLHVLGLSFPLLTRWPLFLCPHCLMKPLVVFILDGPGAGKGTQCAHIIEKYGYTHLSAGELLCDERKNPDSQYGELIEKYIKDGKIVPVEITISLLKREMDPTMAANAKKNKFLIDGFPRNQDNLQGWNKTMDGKADVSFILFFDCNNEICIERCLERGKSSGRSDDDRESLEKRIQTYLRSTKPIIDLYEEMGKVKKIDASKSVDEVFDEVVKIFDKEG